CAGGAGAGACAGCGTGCTCAGTCTGTTGACCACTGCATGCTTATTTCAGTGTATTCCTTGTGGAAGTCATTTAGGTAATTTAAAGGAGCTATGGCCGCATACTCGCATGTTATTTCAGCTCACACAGAAGGTTTGTTTTCGACAGTAAAAGAGAGGGAACAATGGTCACCAATAAGTGGATTCCCAGTGGCAACCTATTCCCTTGAAACCTGCCTCTGCTGATAATTCCGAGAGTCAGACCAGCATTTGGAAGTATATTCGTTGATTCTGTGACCATCGTCAAGCAGGTCATATGGGGCCAGGTTTGGCAAGCTCTCATTCACATAAAGCAAGGTCTCCGCTTTTATGCTTATATAGACTAAAATCAAGAAGACTAAGCCATCCCAGATTCAAAAGGGTCTTTAATCTTGATGGAGTATATAGACTCATAGCATGTTTTGGAGAAACGATTACAATCTGTTAATCCTGTTCGTGCTGAATGCATAAATGTGCAGTTGTAATGGATGCTGCAGGACTTGTTAGACTTACCGAGACTCTGTGCTCAGCTAATGCACAAATGTTGTCGTCTGATTCTCAGAAAACAAGATCACACCCTAGTAATAATGAAATCTTATCTATTACATGTTCTTCTTGCTGCAAAGTGAGTGTTCAGAGGTCTCTGGAGTAGAAATATGGAGAATTGCCTATACTTAGAAGTTACTAAGCTTTGCAGTGAACGTTGTACCGCAGTAGATTGGCAAAAATCTGATAGATTCGCTTCAGAATCCAACTTATGGCTTTGATTTGATGGGCAAGTTACTTTCTTGCTATTGGAGAGCTTTGCATATGCGACTAAGCCACTGTTAAAATAAATCTGTTGATCTCAATATGCAGGTACCGTCAAGCATTTCCCATTGAATTTATATTCTACTTTACTAGATTATTGATCGTCAAATCTTGGGGTAACAGTTTCTTAACGGGGAAAATGTGCTATGCATGTTTAACTAGTGACCTAGTGTACTAGTACGGGATCAAAGTGGACCACCTTATGGATTCTACGTACAGCTTGATTAGTAAGGAAAATCTAGATGGAAAATAGaggaaaggaaaaaaataaGTAACTTTCAGcatttggttcattagttgtaTGGGAATAGATAGGAAGAAAggaaataaaaaaagtaacatagcTCGTGATTCTGATCATGTTGTGATTCTATCTTGTTTCATGTTTGACAGTCAAATAACAGTATAGCCCATGATTCTGATCATATTGTGATTCCATCTTGTTTCTTGTTTGACAGTCGAATGACTGTATAGCTCATGATTCTGATCATTTGGTGATTCCATCTTGTTTCATGTTTGACAGTCAATTGACTGTATGATATTCCAAATAGTATGTACGGGCTGTTGCAATGGTCTTGAAGTTGTTCGCTGGTAAACTCTTCCATTGACTTCTTGAGTAGAGCTCAGGTATGCGGTGTTTAAATCCTATTGCCTTCTCCTTGTAAATTGATTGTCCCATTCTCTCTTTTGTATATGCGATTTTCCCTTTCTGTTGTCTGTCTAGCTACATTTGTTCTAGAGTTACGTAGAAATTTCTTATCTCTGTGTTTGATTTCTGGCTCTACAACTCTACAAATGATCCTTCCTTCGGGAGTGACACTAATATGCAGTTCAACTGGTTTATTGATCCTTTAAATTTTATCATTGGTAATGTTTTTCATATTACTCGTATTTGCTTCTTGTTTGTCTGCCAGATAAAACTCTTTGCAGGATTGAGATGACGATTGACGATAGACGACTGACGAGTTTGTGGCTTGGATGAGTTCTCGAGATTGGATGTTTTAAGTTGACAAATTTTATCATATCGGTGAGTTCTTCCGCGCCAAAGTACAAGAAAAAATAAGTCAGTAATTGTTTATTAGTCTGTCAGTGTACATTTTGCATTTCTTTGTTGCTTCATATTTCTTGTTGTAGTCTAATTAAATGTGTGAATTAGCGGTGGCGGTGCTAGGAATTTCCCGTTAAGGGTTcggaattttcaaaaaaagaaagaaaaggtaATTGATTGGATTTttcgagcgatttccttcaatattgtttaaagaacgtcaaatccccaaaatgcgccactttttaacttaattcccaccataccgtccacgtcagcattaaaaccggttttttttttaagaagcgacactaaaccgctatctcaggtagcggtttataatcacgtactatttataaatggtaaaaaaaaaaaaccgcatTAGCTAGGGGTCGAACCCACGACCTTCTACTTAGGAAACAAATGCTCTATCCATTGAGCTACATACACTAATGTTGATAAGTTAAATTTGGAaatgtttataattaatattaataaatggttaaaaagaaataaacacatcaggtaggattcgaacccacaacCTCCTGCGTAGAACACTCTATCCACTGAGCTACAGACACAATTGATGTCACAAGAGGTTACTTCTAAattatatttctatttaaactgtaattcatgttaaaaataatttacaattaagtaaatcgccatctgagatagcggttttgttttaaagcaaaccgctatctgagatagcggtttataacattgaaccgccatctgtGATGGCGGTTTTCTTTAAaacgaaaccgctatctcatatgTCGGTTCAATGCtgaatcggaaaaaaaaaattacttctctttctcccttgcttacgtggacggtatggtgggaaataacttaaaaagtaacgtatttagggaattattggatctttatgcaacgtatttagggaattattggatctttatgcaatattgaaggaaatcgctcggatttttcaaaagaaaaacGACCCCCTAAACTACTGAGATATTTTtaaaaacggatttttcatgaaatgcccctgaggtttatcttaatgcaccaaatacccctaaattttccagaatgcaccaaatgcccctgaggtttaaaacaataacacaaaatacgcttaatgagcattttccgtccattctgttaagtctccgttaactttttcttttttttaaaatactcttttttttcctttatctTTCTCtgtctctttctctttccttcttCAATCTTCATGAACTTCACTCACAGCCACCACCAAACCCCATTATTACGTGAACTCAAGGAGAAGCTTTCTACTACCTCCCTTTTCAAAGATTCAACTCAAACTCAAACAAACACATTCGATtttcctctctcctcaaaaTTAAGATCTAAAACACAAACCCTAACAAAAAAATTGATCCCCAAATCAGCAATGGGGGATTTCAATCTAGCATTGATGCTTGTCGCAATAATCGTAACGGTGGGGGAAGTGCGGGGGAGGGAAACAACGCTGATGAGGAAGGAGGAGTGGGGTTTGGTGGCGGCGGCAGTGGGGAGGGGGAGTGGGGTTTGGTGGTGGCGGCATTGAAGTTCAGTGCGGGGGAGGGAAACACCAGGGGGTGGGTTTTGGTGGTACCTGCATTGAAGTTCGTCGCCTGGGCTGCTTTGGTCAATTTGTTTTTGGCGATGGTGGCGATGAAGAAGCAAGCAAAGCAGCTTCTTAGGAGCTTAATTTGTTGGGTGACAACGATAAAGAAACAAGCAAGCAAGCAATTTTTGGtcaatttgtatttttaatagttaattagatttttaggggcttaattttttttaagataatagttaattaattgtttaggggtttaattaatttaattaagtgTTAATATTAGAATTAGTAGAGAAAATAGTTGAGTAAGGGCAAAAAAGTAAATTCAcgctaacggagacttaacggaatggacggaaaatgctcattaggggcattttgtgttattgttttaaacctcgggggtatttggtgcattctggaaagtttaggggtatttggtgcattaagacaAACCTCAAGGGCagcatgaaaaatccgttttaaaaatcattgagtacaaaggaaaaataaagagcAATAACATCttttaaaaaaaggaaagaaaaaaagggGCTGCTGGGAATCGATCCCACGTCTACAAGTAACTGGTAAGGTAATCGGACGACTGAGCCATCTCTGCTCATCATTGTCAACTGTGCACGCAATTGTATATAatctgtgtttttttttttttcagattcACAAAATCCAGTAAGGGTTCAGTTGAATCCACTGAACCCCTACTAACACCGCCACTGTTCAATTAGGATCTAAAGTAATAATTCAAATGTACATGTTTTTGAGCTTCCTGAAAAAAGAAATCAATTTGAAATTGTCCTTTACACGAACAAAATCCTTAACAGCTTCTATTTTGGAGGATTGCTACACATGGTTGGATAAAGCATGTTGTTTCACTATCTTGCTTTTAGTTATGATCAGTGGGGTTGTGAGGACACCCTTACTTTTCCATGTCTCAGGCACTATAAATGTCGGAAGATGGCAGCCCTGTTACTAGAGATGGCTGTGGGCCTGGCTTCGGGTCAAGCCCACTTTGTATCGGGCCGAGCCGGGCCAAAAGTGCAAAACATGGCCTAGGCCCGGCACAAGCCCACTGGCCGTCGTGTGTAAGACTAATGTTACTAAACttagcgtgctttgtcgtgTCGAGACGTGttgtgctttttccaaaaaaaatgtgGCCTAGGCCCGGCCCACAACTTCATGCTCGTGTTGGGCCGTGCTTTTTTACCCCCGGCCAGGCTGGACTTTATGCGGGTTAGGCCGGGtcggcccacaaccatctttagttTTATGTAGTACTCTTAATCATATGAGGTAGATTCTTTTAAGGAAATCATCATTTTCTCAAATCTGGGACACAATCTTGAATAGCTGGATAGATTAGAACATCATCTCTTTTTCATGAACTACCATAAAGACAAAGGAGAGTCCATAGCTGATCCCGACCAAAATTACCATCCCTACAGAGTAACATTACCCAATTAACTAATCGATCTTTACAAAATTTTGTACACAACAGGTGTATTGTATACTTACCAGATTCGACGTGCGGTCGGACTGTAAAATTTCCCCTCTTTGTAGGATCCTCCTCCAATGATAATAATTGCAAAATCATGGAAGAAATGACTAATCCACTTCCAAATTTCTCTCTAACTAACCTATGTCTCATATCAAGAGACCAGATCCCAACCATGTCACCAAAGTAGTCTTCCAAAACAACCTTAGTTAGCAAGAAAATCCCAAGGTAGAGGGTTATTTTACCTGTTACTGAAACTCTCTTTGTTGGAACACTACTTGCTAAGCTGTTTATCAGATTAACATAAGCAGCACAAGAATACAGAGGAACCCAGAAATACCAATCTgacaaaaattaaagaaatttttttataatttttcgtCGAAATGATTGTGTTTAAGCTGATAACAAGGGGTAATACTGTAATAATAATACCTGAATCATTAAACTGAACAGATGCGGAAGCAAGAAAGAGGGAAGCCATTAGTAAAGAGCATATTCTGTACAGTTTTGCCATTTTTCTTTTGAGTTTTGACTATCTTTTTTATCCAGAACACATATGATCAACATAGTATATGCATATAACATGACCAAACTAGAAAACAATATTAATTGTTATCAACTACTTTGCAGATTGAatctaaacttatcttataATATCTTGAGTATATCTTTATAATATTTGTTATACCTTAATAATATTACATGTTGCCAATAATTGTTTATTGCTTATGGGTTTGATGGAGCTAGTACATAGTATAATTTTCTCTTTACATTCAAAAGTAATAGTCCGTTAACTTTAGTTTGTTGATCCATTTCCTTTTTAAGGTTAAACTAGTATATACCCCGGatgtttataaaatttaaaaagctaataaaaaaaaagcattaattttagtttcctttcatcatcattatcattaccccattgcacTAAGAGGCTCCctcaagaagcggggtaagggtaGGTCGGACGTacacaaccttacccctgcaattgcagagaggttgtttccaattgacccaaaagcaatAACGGACAACGGGACGACAATCTTCTACTTTATGGAAAGAAAGCGAAGAGGTATTAAGAGTcatttgatttagtccattacatcccacagccaaaagaagAAATGAAcctttggctccatcggaagtttcctttattcatatttttatttaaattgactaaagtttttatttttttccttttttgttagTATTTTTTTCCCTCTTGTTGATAATTTAACTTCATGTTTTGGTAGTTTCTGGTTCAGCTTAATTTAAGGAAATTAAGGATAATGACGTGGAGTAGTTGTGGGTTGAGAATTAAGGTTTTGAAGGTCTCTCATTCCTCACCACTccactttaataatatagatttaTCGACTTTGTCTGTATTTTCTCACTATTATAAGGAAGAACATAATACGTTTGTGTGACCTACTCAAAAAGACAACCTAAAAAGGAATTGGGACAATATTTAAAGACAGAAGAGAATAGTATTCTCTAGTACTTTTCCTGGAGAACATGTCACATGACAAGACAGCAATGAGTGTAAAATTGCAAGAATTGGACAATGGGTGCATAATTTTCAAATTTATATACAGTACAGATGTTTTGACATTATATTTTCCCCTGTTTAATTATTTCATGTCTGCAGTTTGTTGTTGCACCCaagccaaataccaataacttgGGATGTTTGGTTATCTGTTGCTCGATCTGGAAAGGGGAATCATACCTTTGGTTATGGAGATTACACCGACACAAAGGTAGTCCTTTCTCTTCTGTTTCACTTGAATTATATGCCTTTGTCTTTCAACAAACATACTGCCATACCACCTTATCATATGATGAGTTGATGATTCTCTTGGCTGTTGGACGGCTGGTATGTACTCTTGAACGTGTCAATTCCGTGGTACCGGTACGCAGAAGCGGAGACAGGGGTGTCAAGAGGTAGGCGGCCGTTCACCCAATTTTGAAGAAGAAAATACGTTTATACCTTTTATTTATTAGAAAAAGTAAATTAATACGTACTAAGTAACTGTTTCACTAATATGACAACCCGATTCAAAAATTATGGCTCCGCCACTGTCGGCATGGTCATATTCATGTAATGTGTCATTTTGCTTCTTTTACATGACGGTTTTGATTATTTGGGTCGAGTCATGTTGGAATTAATACTTTAGGATGAAGCATCTCCTTGTTATCAATACATATTAGTTACTCTTAATACCTTATGCCctgtttttttggattttatttcAGTTTCCTTCGGTTCAATTCAGCTTAGTTTagttccattcagttcagttcaatttgaGCCAACATTGCTTTGATAATGAAGGGAAGACATGTAAGTCGAAAGTGAGAAGAAAATGTCAAACGTTGCATAAGGGGTTTTATGTACATTTAAGCAAGTTAATAAAAATGGCAAACCACATGCAGTTATACAAAGACAGGGTGGGTATAGCATTATTAGAGGAAGGCCCATCTCTCTACTCTTTAATATTAACCGCATGATCATGATACGATGACAGACCGATCAATGATAAAAAAGTTGTTTAATTTCCATCACATTGAAGCATTCTTCCATTTTTGTCCTTATTATGTCACTTTTGTTTTGCCCCATTTGCTGTTTTAGTTCATCTCTAAAAAATGATGAGGTCCGCAAAGATATTATATGTTGTATGAATATAAAAAATTACATTGTAGAAATAGAAGTAGTATATTAGTTGTATAcaaccaacataagttggtggagttggtggggaactcatCTTGTGACTTGGAAATCACAAGTTCGAACCCCATCAACTGCGAAATgcttgggagtggctcaagcgatgacctgcggagctgggctggtaacctgtgctaggtgctggttcagttagggtccctttttcttacctattaaaaaaaaaaaaaaaaaattaattgtatACACTTTAAGGAATCGGTATATATataagttttttattttttggtgatTTCATGTACGTACTAAATTGTaagtattatatatatatatatatatatatatatatatatatatatatatatatatatatatatatatatatatatatatatatatatatatatatatatatatatatataataactttttttatattatatgtAAACTATAGAGTACTTACCCTATGAAATACCATCTGAAAAATGTTACCCTATTTTAAGATCCTGGATATGTTTACCCAATTTTAGTTCTTTCTTCAAACAATCACAAGGTCCATAATTTTACTTTCACCGGTCTCCAACTCTTGTCTTTCTCAACTCTATTCAAGTTAACTCTTAGCAAAACACTTTTAACGTATGGGACAAACAAAAAAGGACCGAGAAAGTAAGATTATTAAGGATAGTTGTCCCATGGCCCTTTGGTCCATTCCCTACTTTTGCGTTACTCAAAATTGGAGCATTTCTAGAAAAAGCAAAGTTTTAAGATTATACTCATAAAAGAAAAGGCCTAcaattcttcttttatttttcattatttatttattttaatgatgGAAATGTGTTCGGTTGCTTTTGCTACGGTGTGTTAAGTCATACTAAGAACATTACACAAGCACACTAgttacaaaataaataaattagtttCTTATACACACCCAAGTGTACAACCCTCTAATGTCATGTAAAGATGATTGAAGTAAAATTTAATCCTAACACGAAAAAAGTACGACATGATACGAGCATGATATATACATGACACACCAAGTTATATTGTGTATGGCGGGCTGTAGGCCTACCCTCTTCATTACATTACCGTGTAATTGCGGTGTTTAAGTTAAATTTAAGGGTGTATTATCATGTTTAAATTAAGCTTAAAACACACAATCCCAACACAATACAACAATATGCGAGCTTGGGCCGTGCCACTGAATTGACAACTCTATCAATCTCTAGTGGCGGAGATAAGTGGTGTCAAGGATGGACGGCCGACCACCcgattttgttaaaaaaaaaaggttcacACCTTATATTTATTAGAAAAAGTAAATTAATACTGATTAAATAACTGTTTTACTGGAATAACATataaatacccctatttaaaaaTATCGACACCTTAACATCCCGATTTAAAAATCCTGACTCCGTAATTCTATGTCTCTATTATGTAAAAATATCTGggatataattgaaaagaaggCCACAATTCAAGTCAATGATGGAGGAATTGGCAAATGTGTTCTCTTAAAGATTTGGTAGAGTTCGAGTAGAGATGGCATTATAATACTCCATTTATTTTGCATAGCGTAGACGGCACAACGCATCTAATTCTTCTGACTTATTGAATGGAATTATTCTTATGCCGTGTCTCTATTTACCATTATTTAAAGCCAAAAATGGAAAATCGGAAAACGGAATAGAACCGAGATTTAAGTGTGACTGTAGCACACTagtttattacggagtataaaagATTATAAAGTTTACATATTCATTATAGTATTACACGGGATCTGATTTTGACGTAATCAAAGAAACTTGTGTTGTACTTAGAAAGAAGTGTACAAAAATCAACGAAGTACTCTATAGTGTGCTAAAATCAATCCATAGATTTTTCACCTTAGTGAGATGAAGTATATAAAACTCAAAGAATCGTCTTCAATTCTTCATTAATCAATGTTGTACGGTCATTATGGATGACAAGAGGATCTATCCCTTGAGTTAAGAATGGCATAATATTCTTTAATGCCCCCATGTTAAATGCAATTAATCATTTCCTCTTATTACTCCAATGAATTAGTTGTGCAATTCATTAATATCCAGCTAATCCAATAACATGACAGTTCAATTGAGTAGGTCTTGACATAAAGGTTAAGACAGATAATTTGTTTACCATAACTTTCAGTTGGATTCCAGTAAACTAAATCAGTTCAACATGTAAATGGTTAGTAAAAATTAAGCAATGGGGAATTTAATAtgcatcatatattcatattcgGCAAGTAAGAATAGATGTTTTGTTACACCAGCATTATGTATGTATAAGTCAATCCAGTTTGGATTAGCGAGTCGGATAATTTGAGCTTAGGAAGAAAGGGTATTCGGGATTCCTACTGCCAAAGTGATGATTGAACCCCGAAATTAAGGTTGCAAAGTACAATTCTTACCACTAGGTCGAACTAAATCATGTAATCTTTAACACCAGATAAAAAGACCTATGAATATTATACAAGTTAGTTTCTTGTTGATTTATAGGAAGTCTTGGAATAACTTGATAAAACATCGgattcttgaatgttaaaaagaaaagaaaatgcaAAGTAAAAGCATAAAAGGCTAAACAACTGAACTCAACATGATGGTATTATTAGCAAAATTAGCAAAAGCTTAACCTTAAAGTTTGTCTTCAAAAATGtcttaaaatcaaaaaattcttttttttaaaagaaaagattaaaaaaaatgttgtctTGTCTGGCAGATATTGTGGTAATGGGACCAAGGGAATCCACCTCCAGTAATCTTGCTGTACACTAAAATACTAAAATCCAACACCAAATTTTAAAAACCGGTTTCTTTTCTTTAAGGCGTGCTTTGTTTGATCATTCTCACAAAGATTAAAGCAAAAAAGTGTTGTTTGTACAGATACCCACACTACTAAAGTTGCAAAACCCCATCTTTattcttttttccatttttatttttttgggttttccaAAACATTTTCTGGGTTTTCCAATTTTTTGGGTTCCCTTGATTCTTAACATTCAAGCTTCCTCAATCCTCAAGGTGAGTTCTTTAATACCCA
This genomic stretch from Spinacia oleracea cultivar Varoflay chromosome 3, BTI_SOV_V1, whole genome shotgun sequence harbors:
- the LOC110787499 gene encoding uncharacterized protein, which encodes MAKLYRICSLLMASLFLASASVQFNDSDWYFWVPLYSCAAYVNLINSLASSVPTKRVSVTGKITLYLGIFLLTKVVLEDYFGDMVGIWSLDMRHRLVREKFGSGLVISSMILQLLSLEEDPTKRGNFTVRPHVESGMVILVGISYGLSFVFMVVHEKEMMF